Proteins encoded by one window of Primulina huaijiensis isolate GDHJ02 unplaced genomic scaffold, ASM1229523v2 scaffold24473, whole genome shotgun sequence:
- the LOC140967196 gene encoding uncharacterized protein — MRHNSGFGWDPETKKFTANDEVWEDYFKSHPKHEHYRTDTFEDYEDLRIVVGTGTATGKHSIGVGDDTDARKFEIEENRGTSLIDDYVFDHNIGEYFVQSDGQESSYQPPFFEDSISPLPSQPISSEVPATTRKWDRTEFEAKSNTFKSIDPNAMHEFSHSLEKVVSKIESIGNAGDTC; from the exons ATGCGTCATAACTCTGGTTTTGGATGGGATCCTGAGACAAAGAAATTCACGGCTAATGACGAAGTATGGGAAGATTATTTTAAG TCTCACCCTAAACATGAACACTATCGGACAGACACTTTTGAGGATTATGAAGACCTGAGAATTGTGGTTGGGACTGGAACTGCTACAGGAAAACACTCAATTGGAGTAGGAGATGACACTGATGCAAGAAAATTTGAGATAGAAGAAAACAGGGGAACTAGTTTAATAGACGATTATGTGTTTGATCACAACATTGGTGAATATTTCGTGCAAAGCGACGGACAAGAATCTTCGTATCAACCTCCATTTTTCGAGGACTCTATTTCACCATTACCCTCTCAGCCCATAAGTTCAGAGGTTCCAGCAACAACTAGGAAATGGGATAGGACCGAGTTTGAAGCAAAATCAAACACATTCAAAAGTATTGACCCAAATGCTATGCATGAGTTCTCCCATAGTCTTGAG